One Deinococcus roseus genomic window, TGAACTGCTTTTTGAAGACAGAACCTTTGCCTGTCTGGAAGCCCTGATGCAGGCTGAATTGCCCGTGGGTCAACTGGCAAAAAAGACAGGACTGGCTCTGGGAAGCGCCCTCTACCGGGTGCAGCAGCTTTCAGAACAGGGTCTGGTCCAGGTGGTCAGGGAAGAAAAGCGTTCAGGTCGGGCCATCAAACACTACCGGGCCACCTCTGAGGCTTTTTATGTCCCTTTCAGTGCCACCCACCATGAAACCGTGGAAGACCTGTGGTGGAAGGTGCTTGGACCCATGTACAGGACAGCCCTTGGCACTGTCTTGAAACGT contains:
- a CDS encoding winged helix-turn-helix domain-containing protein translates to MAQTVTHPRAIELLFEDRTFACLEALMQAELPVGQLAKKTGLALGSALYRVQQLSEQGLVQVVREEKRSGRAIKHYRATSEAFYVPFSATHHETVEDLWWKVLGPMYRTALGTVLKRAEAQEVPLEEGGILIQTDPEGGLDLHILPRALPATPDIPDRPVSMLNWDTLTLPHDQARVFKQELQALVQKYQGQTEGHEYAFFSGLILEDTK